The following nucleotide sequence is from Bacteroidales bacterium.
TTTTTGCATTATCAGATTCATTTCTTGTGATTGGATTCAAAACCTGTTAATTGCTTAACAGTGCAAAACTAAACTTAAATGGCAATTTGGCCAAATCCTACTGAAATTTAGAAGCATTATAAACAGATTTTCAATCATAAAGACATTTCGAACTGTATTGGCTTAATTGCGTATTAGGTACATTTGGCTACTCAAAAACAAATATTAGTTTTGCAGGATAAATTTTCATAAAAAGAGAGGACGGGACTGGTGTCTCAGTTGGTCTTCAAAACCAATAGCAGACGGATAACACCGGCTGTGGCAGGTTCGATTCCTGCTCTCTCTGCCAATTTTTATTATGGTTCACATTTTCAATAAGATATGAATTCGATATTGGAGGTTCTCAAAAACCTTCGATTTTTTTTCTGCTTTTGCCTGGAACGGCGAGGCGCCCTGCTATTGCTGGCGCTAACCGTAAGAAATCAATACTTCCGGCTTACTTACTTTTTGAACTTTTCTCACGTGTCTCATCTTATGTTCAACCTGCACTGCCCAACTTTAAATGCACTTTCTGACATAAACACGGACAAATTCTCTCCCTGTCAGTTCATTTTTTCACAAAAATTTATCCGTATATGAAGCACCTCATCCTTGGCACAGCAGGACATATTGACCACGGAAAAACGGCTTTGATCAAAGCTTTGACCAATATTGACTGCGATACACACAAAGAGGAGAAAATACGTGGAATTACAATTAACCTTGGTTTTTCCTACCTCAATCTGCCAAATGGTGAATCGCTTGGGATCATTGATGTGCCGGGACATCGGGATTTTATCAATACCATGGTGAGCGGCGCTTGTGGGATTGATCTGGTTTTGCTGGTGATTTCTGCCGACAGTGGCATCATGCCGCAAACCGTTGAACATGTGAATATCATCACTGCCTTAGGCATAAAAAAAGGAATTGTAGCCCTTGCAAAGACCGACCTTGTGGATGATGAACTGATAGAAATGGCCAGGTATGAGATTTCTGATTTTCTGGATAAAACAACGCTCAAAAACTCACCGGTTGTAGCTGTTTCAGCAATGACAGGCCGGGGACTGGATGAATTGGTAACAACGATCCAGCAAACTATGATTGATATAGAGGAACCCGAAAAAAGCAACCTCTTCAGACTATATATTGACCGACTCTTTACCGTGAAGGGATTCGGCAGCGTTGTCACCGGATCGGTGCTTGGCGGAAGTATCGAAACGGGAATGGAGGTGTACCTGCTGCCAGGCATCAATCAAAAATTCAGGGTGCGGTCAATTGAACGTCATGGTCAGCCTGTTGACAAAGTGTTTGCTGGCGACCGTGCCGCTATTAACCTGATTGGAATGAAAAGCGAGGATTTTGAGCGGGGAATGATCATTTCGGACAAGCAACTGGCTTCCACAGAAATGGTAGATGCTTGTATTACGCTGTTTCAGCATATGGCAGGGATTGCGATATGGAGCCAGGTCAGCTTTATCTCGGGAACTTTTGAATGCCAGGCGCGACTACATCTGCTTAATAAGGATGAAGTGCTGCCGGGCGAGGATGCCATCGTGCAGATTCACCTGAATAGACCTGCAGTGCTGATGAACAAGGATAAATTTATATTAAGGAACTCATCAGCTGACACCACGATTGGCGGCGGTTTTATTATTGATGCGACACCTTTGCACCACAAACGCAGAACTCCGAAACTTACAGAATACCTCACCAGGCTTTCCACCAACATACTGGGAAAAAACAGTTTGAAAGAGCTGGCGGCCATCGAGTTAAAAAAAGAATTCAGACCATTCACAACGCTTGAAATTGCAGAAAAGCTCAATATCAAGTTGATAGAGTTGCAGGATGATATGAATGAAGGCGAATTGGGATTTCAACGTTACCAGTCCGGAGAAGCTGACATTTTGTGTGATACCAGTTATGACCAGGCATTCAAAGAAAATATCCTGAAAAGTATAAAAGACTACCATGTGAAGAATTTTTTACTCCCGGGTGGTCTGGACACTGGTGAAATAGCCGGTAAACTGGGTTTTGGAAAAATGAAACCAGGTAAAGCCTATCTTGAGTTCCTGCTCTCCGAGCTGAAAGCCAACAATATCATTGAATTGCATCGGGGTACATGGATTCTTAAAGGGCATAAACCTTTGTTGGATAAACAGACCAGTGACGAAATCAGCTGGCTTGAAAACCTGATTCTGAAATGTGAGGATGAGAAGCCAGTTTTAGCGGATATTGAAGAGCAATGCACTAAACGAAAAATTCATCCTTATAAACTAAAGACTTATCTTGGGTTATTGGCAGATGAGGATAAGATACGGTTTTATCAGAGCGATTTCATTCATACCGCGGTACTGGCAAA
It contains:
- the selB gene encoding selenocysteine-specific translation elongation factor: MKHLILGTAGHIDHGKTALIKALTNIDCDTHKEEKIRGITINLGFSYLNLPNGESLGIIDVPGHRDFINTMVSGACGIDLVLLVISADSGIMPQTVEHVNIITALGIKKGIVALAKTDLVDDELIEMARYEISDFLDKTTLKNSPVVAVSAMTGRGLDELVTTIQQTMIDIEEPEKSNLFRLYIDRLFTVKGFGSVVTGSVLGGSIETGMEVYLLPGINQKFRVRSIERHGQPVDKVFAGDRAAINLIGMKSEDFERGMIISDKQLASTEMVDACITLFQHMAGIAIWSQVSFISGTFECQARLHLLNKDEVLPGEDAIVQIHLNRPAVLMNKDKFILRNSSADTTIGGGFIIDATPLHHKRRTPKLTEYLTRLSTNILGKNSLKELAAIELKKEFRPFTTLEIAEKLNIKLIELQDDMNEGELGFQRYQSGEADILCDTSYDQAFKENILKSIKDYHVKNFLLPGGLDTGEIAGKLGFGKMKPGKAYLEFLLSELKANNIIELHRGTWILKGHKPLLDKQTSDEISWLENLILKCEDEKPVLADIEEQCTKRKIHPYKLKTYLGLLADEDKIRFYQSDFIHTAVLAKCRKKLMAELVKYNEGIDIQAYKAILGGTKRFRSLVGDLLEAEKSITMQRGADFETRIFITETGKQIIDGDLS